The segment TGTAGCCGTCGACATTGCCCAACTCGGCAGCGCGCCGGTAGGCCTGCTCAGCCTGCGGATAACGTTCGGCATGCAGATGGACGTCGCCGAGCAGGTTCAGCGCCTCTGGATGATCGTGGCGCACGGCGTCGTTGAGGTGCTCGACGGCGGTATCGTGATCGCCGTCCTGATAGGCCATGCTGCCAAGGTAGAAGTGGCTACGGGCACAATCGTACTCGGCGGCTTTCTGGAAGTACTGGCGGGCAGCGTCGTGATCACCCTCCTGGAAGGCCATGCTGCCGAGGTTGTAGTGACTGCCCGGATAATCGTGCTCGGCAGCCCTCTGGAAGTGTCGACGGGCGACGTCGTGATGACCGTCCTGGTAGGCCATGATGCCGAGGTTGTAGTGGCTGCCGGGATAGTCACGATCAGCAGCCCTCTGGAAGTGTCGATGGGCATCGGCGCGATCGTCACGCGCCAGGCTCACCGCACCAACGCCATTCATCCAGCGTGGGTCGTCGGGACACGCTTTGGCAAGGTTTTCGAAGCACTCCTGCGCGGTGTCCAGATCCTGCTCTCGGAACGCCGCCCAGCCCT is part of the Pseudomonas parafulva genome and harbors:
- a CDS encoding tetratricopeptide repeat protein, encoding MNKKTLSAEQATALNDQGWAAFREQDLDTAQECFENLAKACPDDPRWMNGVGAVSLARDDRADAHRHFQRAADRDYPGSHYNLGIMAYQDGHHDVARRHFQRAAEHDYPGSHYNLGSMAFQEGDHDAARQYFQKAAEYDCARSHFYLGSMAYQDGDHDTAVEHLNDAVRHDHPEALNLLGDVHLHAERYPQAEQAYRRAAELGNVDGYNNLGLLYLQLEDYQQAKQALLQALESDHVYAQHNLAVAYHRLGELEAAERWYLISFSLHGNLQSLENLGHVYGDAGREVEGQALVAASDKLYEDQPLDDYEQALIDRLLA